A single region of the Bacillus cereus genome encodes:
- a CDS encoding aldo/keto reductase, protein MKYTKLQKAGLNISKLGLGTNAVGGHNLYTDVNEEEGKRLIEEAIQQGITFFDTADSYGFGRSEELVGEVLKGKRYEFVLATKGGIQPLLNGETYINNEPSYLRNAVENSLRRLQTDYIDLYYLHFTNPETSYIDSIGELTRLKEEGKIRSIGISNVSVEQLKEANRYGDIDVVQAPYNMLNRTAGEELLPYCIEADISFIPYGPLAFGILGGKYTEDFKLNEGDWRQSVSLFEENTYKSNFKKVERLKGIANENNIEVSHLALAWLLNKEGIDTVIPGGKRAEQIRESVKAVDVSLNKKIMKEIESILED, encoded by the coding sequence ATGAAGTACACAAAATTGCAAAAGGCAGGACTAAATATTTCTAAGTTGGGGTTAGGAACGAATGCAGTAGGGGGACATAATTTATACACTGATGTGAATGAGGAAGAAGGAAAGCGATTAATAGAAGAAGCTATTCAGCAAGGTATCACATTTTTTGATACAGCGGATTCATATGGTTTCGGTAGATCAGAGGAATTGGTAGGAGAAGTATTGAAAGGAAAACGCTACGAATTTGTACTTGCTACAAAAGGTGGAATTCAGCCGTTATTAAATGGAGAAACGTATATTAACAATGAGCCAAGCTATTTAAGAAATGCTGTGGAAAATAGCTTAAGAAGATTACAAACTGATTATATTGATTTATATTATTTACATTTTACAAATCCTGAAACAAGTTACATAGATTCAATTGGAGAGCTTACCCGTTTAAAGGAAGAGGGGAAAATTCGTTCGATTGGGATTTCAAATGTAAGTGTAGAACAATTAAAAGAAGCAAATCGATATGGAGATATAGATGTTGTACAAGCGCCTTACAATATGTTAAATCGTACTGCTGGGGAAGAACTATTGCCGTATTGTATTGAAGCAGATATTTCATTTATTCCGTATGGACCTCTTGCATTTGGAATATTAGGTGGTAAATATACAGAAGATTTTAAATTGAATGAAGGTGATTGGCGCCAAAGTGTAAGTTTATTTGAAGAAAATACATATAAGAGTAACTTTAAGAAAGTTGAAAGGCTAAAAGGTATAGCTAATGAAAATAATATAGAAGTGTCTCATTTAGCGTTAGCATGGTTATTAAACAAAGAAGGAATTGATACTGTTATTCCTGGTGGGAAACGGGCAGAGCAAATAAGAGAAAGTGTAAAAGCAGTGGACGTTTCATTGAATAAAAAGATTATGAAAGAAATCGAATCTATTTTAGAAGATTAG
- a CDS encoding DUF3979 family protein, with translation MLYEDLMTLFQAAPIELDRGGWKYIIQEQNDNYEIVDEMLKKQMNVELYFNEYDEVKITLYKDGSPITTMQRIAISKVELDEEEEGIQFVLERMPSRMIRLQLKPYLAVEMGPYWEVCEECE, from the coding sequence ATGCTATACGAGGATTTGATGACATTATTCCAAGCTGCTCCGATAGAATTGGATAGAGGCGGCTGGAAATATATAATCCAGGAACAAAATGATAATTATGAAATTGTTGATGAAATGTTAAAAAAGCAAATGAATGTTGAATTGTATTTTAATGAATATGATGAGGTGAAAATCACTTTATATAAAGATGGAAGCCCCATTACTACAATGCAAAGAATTGCTATTTCAAAAGTTGAGTTAGATGAAGAGGAAGAAGGCATTCAATTCGTATTAGAACGTATGCCAAGTCGAATGATTCGTTTGCAATTAAAGCCATATCTTGCAGTAGAAATGGGGCCGTATTGGGAAGTATGTGAAGAGTGTGAATGA
- a CDS encoding DUF3939 domain-containing protein, which translates to MFRFFRTGKEEREITKDELEQAMAKFLETNANIVYTVLVNDDYTVNYDLLKPYLPAFPTNFFLITKETLEVFEHTEENLNLVKEIDVVQKAVDQYVTEKEMFPIVEGSEDRLICGMKLGPYLNRILKRDLYISEKHYLVSSKPDKKKKNTG; encoded by the coding sequence ATGTTTCGCTTTTTCAGAACTGGAAAAGAAGAGCGGGAAATTACGAAAGACGAATTAGAACAAGCGATGGCTAAGTTTCTAGAAACGAATGCTAATATCGTTTATACAGTATTAGTAAATGATGATTACACAGTAAATTATGATTTATTAAAGCCCTATTTACCTGCATTTCCAACCAACTTTTTTCTTATTACGAAGGAAACGCTTGAGGTATTTGAGCATACAGAAGAAAATTTAAACCTAGTTAAAGAAATTGATGTCGTACAAAAGGCCGTTGATCAATATGTAACAGAAAAAGAAATGTTCCCAATTGTTGAAGGTAGCGAAGATCGCCTCATATGTGGAATGAAGCTAGGACCATATTTAAATCGTATATTAAAAAGAGATTTATATATTTCAGAAAAGCATTATTTAGTTTCAAGTAAACCAGATAAGAAAAAAAAGAATACCGGATAG
- the rsgA gene encoding ribosome small subunit-dependent GTPase A: MDQNILESFGWDSFFEEQAVENYEVGRILLEHKHMYRIICNDGEYVAELSGKFRHEVLTKGDYPAVGDWVYIKKIENEKKAIIHRVFPRRSSFSRQEAGYRTEEQIIATNVDYLFLVNALNHDFNVRRMERYLLLAYESGAMPVIVLTKSSLCEDVEQKIAETEAVAIGVPIFVVDSLAYVGIESLQQFVSPGKTIALVGSSGAGKSTLLNALIGTVVAKTGDIREEDSKGRHTTTHRELFQLPSGGLVIDTPGMRELQLWEGSAAIQTTFSDIEDLANTCRFRDCKHDGEPGCAVRSAIDNGIIPVERLLSYKKLQRELAYVMRKQNITLARAERDRWKKISKQHKKI; this comes from the coding sequence TTGGATCAAAATATTTTAGAATCGTTCGGATGGGATTCTTTTTTTGAGGAACAAGCTGTAGAGAATTATGAAGTAGGACGTATTTTACTTGAGCATAAGCATATGTATCGGATTATTTGTAATGATGGTGAATATGTAGCGGAACTGTCTGGAAAGTTTCGTCATGAAGTGTTAACGAAAGGGGATTATCCGGCAGTTGGTGATTGGGTGTATATAAAGAAAATAGAAAATGAGAAAAAGGCAATTATTCATCGTGTTTTTCCAAGGAGAAGCTCTTTTTCTAGACAAGAGGCTGGCTACCGAACAGAGGAACAAATTATAGCTACGAATGTAGATTATCTTTTTTTAGTAAATGCTCTGAATCATGATTTCAACGTAAGAAGGATGGAACGTTATTTACTATTGGCTTATGAGAGTGGTGCAATGCCTGTTATTGTTTTAACGAAGAGTAGTTTATGTGAAGATGTGGAACAGAAAATTGCAGAAACTGAAGCGGTAGCAATCGGTGTTCCAATATTTGTTGTTGATAGCTTAGCGTACGTCGGAATAGAATCATTGCAGCAATTTGTTTCACCAGGAAAAACAATTGCTTTAGTTGGATCTTCAGGTGCAGGGAAATCTACTTTGTTAAACGCATTAATAGGAACAGTTGTAGCAAAAACCGGAGATATACGTGAAGAAGATAGTAAAGGGAGACATACGACAACTCACCGTGAATTGTTCCAATTACCAAGTGGCGGTTTAGTAATTGATACTCCTGGTATGAGGGAACTTCAGCTTTGGGAAGGAAGCGCGGCAATTCAAACTACATTTTCTGATATTGAAGATCTTGCAAATACTTGCCGCTTTCGAGATTGTAAACATGACGGTGAACCAGGATGTGCAGTGCGAAGTGCTATAGATAACGGAATTATACCTGTAGAGCGCTTGCTAAGCTATAAAAAGTTGCAAAGAGAATTGGCATATGTTATGAGAAAACAAAACATTACTCTGGCAAGAGCGGAACGAGATAGATGGAAAAAGATTTCTAAACAACATAAAAAAATATAA
- the galT gene encoding UDP-glucose--hexose-1-phosphate uridylyltransferase: protein MIYQAIQQLIDSAIEVQLIEQEDAIYTRNKILSLLCLDDFVVEASAPAKKAISELLEELIEYACIHKVIEDVLDEKEILASAIMDVFMSKPSAINALFYEKYEQNPKAATDYFYESSKNSNYIQMKQIAKNINYKVNTEYGTIDITINLSKPEKDPKQIAREKVLESTSYPKCLLCIENEGYVGRIGHPARSNHRMIHMDLTDERWFLQYSPYIYYNEHCIVLSAEHRDMKIDRQAFLRLLKFVEKFPHYFLGSNADLPIVGGSILTHDHYQGGNYEFAMANSSNDLIFELTNFPEIQCSIVKWPMSVIRLRSNDIEQVVNAGEYILERWKGYSDPSVNIFAFVNEIPHNTITPIARYRNGMYELDLVLRNNCTSEEHPLGIFHPHAEVQHIKKENIGLIEVMGLAVLPARLKTELREVEKFLLDIPSDIQSHHIRWAEQLKTKYGNRIDEQNVQGIVREEVGWKFVQALEDAGVFKRDEEGVSAFKCFIQTLN, encoded by the coding sequence ATGATATATCAAGCTATCCAGCAGTTAATTGATAGTGCTATTGAAGTTCAATTGATTGAACAAGAAGATGCAATATATACAAGGAATAAAATCCTTTCCTTACTTTGTTTAGATGACTTTGTAGTGGAAGCGTCAGCACCTGCAAAGAAAGCAATTTCGGAGTTATTGGAAGAGTTAATTGAATATGCTTGTATACATAAAGTCATCGAGGACGTACTGGACGAGAAGGAGATTTTAGCAAGTGCAATTATGGATGTTTTTATGTCCAAACCGTCCGCTATCAATGCTCTATTTTATGAAAAATACGAACAAAATCCGAAGGCTGCGACAGATTACTTCTATGAATCAAGTAAAAACAGCAACTATATCCAAATGAAGCAAATCGCCAAAAATATAAATTATAAAGTAAATACGGAATACGGTACCATTGATATAACGATTAACTTATCAAAGCCGGAAAAAGACCCCAAACAAATTGCAAGAGAAAAAGTATTGGAAAGTACGAGTTATCCAAAATGTTTACTCTGTATTGAGAATGAAGGATATGTGGGCAGAATTGGACATCCTGCGCGATCGAATCATCGTATGATTCATATGGACCTTACAGATGAAAGGTGGTTTCTGCAGTATTCTCCATATATATACTACAATGAACACTGTATTGTATTGTCCGCAGAACACCGTGATATGAAAATTGACCGCCAAGCCTTTTTACGTTTGTTAAAATTTGTAGAAAAATTCCCGCATTATTTTCTTGGCTCCAATGCAGATTTGCCAATTGTAGGAGGATCTATTCTAACACATGACCATTATCAAGGTGGAAACTATGAATTTGCAATGGCAAATTCATCGAATGACCTAATTTTTGAACTAACCAACTTTCCAGAAATCCAATGTTCTATTGTTAAATGGCCTATGTCAGTTATTCGCTTAAGAAGTAACGACATAGAACAAGTAGTAAATGCAGGGGAGTACATATTAGAGAGGTGGAAGGGATATAGTGATCCTTCTGTTAATATATTTGCATTTGTGAATGAAATTCCACATAATACGATTACTCCGATTGCACGCTACCGTAATGGTATGTACGAATTGGACCTTGTTTTGCGAAACAATTGTACAAGTGAAGAACATCCGCTGGGTATTTTTCACCCTCATGCGGAAGTACAGCATATTAAAAAGGAAAATATCGGCCTGATTGAAGTAATGGGGTTAGCTGTACTTCCTGCTCGTTTAAAAACAGAGCTTCGGGAAGTGGAAAAATTCTTACTTGATATTCCAAGTGATATTCAATCGCATCATATACGATGGGCAGAACAATTAAAAACTAAATATGGAAATCGGATAGATGAACAAAATGTACAGGGGATTGTAAGAGAAGAGGTGGGATGGAAATTTGTACAGGCGCTTGAAGATGCTGGTGTTTTTAAACGAGACGAAGAAGGGGTATCGGCGTTTAAATGTTTTATTCAAACTTTAAATTAG
- a CDS encoding DinB family protein has protein sequence MNIDYRVRSVDGYTKNIGELVSMMEHTRAVTLQEIKNLSVEQLDLSMPSGGNSIGALLKHIAAIEKVHQLISFQNRDFTKEELEIWEDALYLGEAGKSIRGYDIPYYVQLLQKVREETLKCLSEQGDEWLMPERKWPNGVVYNQHYLWFHVLEDEISHRGQIKMLKNNLFENYVK, from the coding sequence ATGAATATAGATTATCGAGTAAGAAGTGTAGATGGTTATACAAAAAATATAGGGGAATTAGTAAGTATGATGGAGCATACGAGGGCTGTAACATTACAGGAAATAAAAAATCTATCAGTTGAGCAATTAGATTTAAGTATGCCGAGTGGTGGAAATTCAATTGGTGCTTTATTAAAACATATAGCAGCTATTGAAAAAGTCCATCAGCTTATTTCTTTTCAAAATCGTGATTTTACAAAAGAAGAATTAGAAATATGGGAAGATGCACTGTATTTAGGGGAAGCGGGGAAATCTATTCGTGGCTATGACATACCGTATTATGTACAACTTTTGCAAAAAGTGCGAGAAGAAACACTAAAGTGTTTGAGTGAACAGGGTGACGAATGGCTAATGCCAGAAAGAAAGTGGCCTAATGGCGTAGTGTATAATCAGCACTACCTTTGGTTTCATGTGCTAGAAGATGAAATTAGTCATCGCGGACAAATTAAAATGCTAAAAAATAATTTGTTTGAAAATTACGTTAAATAA
- a CDS encoding HAMP domain-containing methyl-accepting chemotaxis protein: MRKLVSWFRDMKVAKKLLISFFVILIAAVSIIGGMSYQTAKKNFESQIMSSAQDNIKILDNLINQMIEAKFNDVNNFARVIHTDMYQGDNQDELRKTLSQYISLNKDVEQVYVAGNDKKFVQEPNIQIVADYDPTARSWYKDAVNKQGGIVVTEPYKAQGNGHIVVTIAKQTEDKNGVVAVDLSLDNLLKTTKLINIGKKGYAFILDGKQKIIAHPQEKSGDKADDSWATKIYEDNHGTFSYTYSGSDKKMVFATNLKTGWKIAGTMYSNEVVEAAQPVFYNMLIVMFISLVVGGVLIYFVTLSITKPLKQLVVTSKEISEGDLTQTIQIHSNDEIGQLAKGFNEMTHSLRTLIGRINTSAGHVAAASEELTASVRQASEATEQITSAMDEISSGATTQTASVETGAMLLFDVTEGIQHVANSSSSINTASTHTREKAEDGGKLVGKTVNQMQSIAESVSQSDVVIQLLNNKSKQIGDILEVIQNIADQTNLLALNAAIEAARAGEHGRGFAIVADEVRKLAEQSSVSSSEISKLICEIQDDMSKTVKSMNNVNEEVQSGLVIANETKQNFTEILQSTNEIADQIKTMVETANGMSKGANEVSISVGQIAMTAQNNATSTQSVAASAEEQLASMEEISSAAGTLSQMAEELQVLIERFKV; the protein is encoded by the coding sequence ATGCGTAAACTAGTAAGTTGGTTTAGAGATATGAAAGTAGCAAAAAAACTATTAATTTCATTTTTTGTTATATTAATTGCGGCAGTCTCTATTATTGGGGGCATGTCGTATCAAACAGCAAAAAAGAATTTTGAATCACAAATTATGAGTAGTGCTCAGGATAATATAAAAATATTGGATAATTTAATCAATCAAATGATTGAAGCGAAATTCAACGATGTAAATAATTTTGCACGAGTGATTCATACTGATATGTATCAAGGGGATAATCAGGATGAACTAAGAAAAACATTATCTCAATATATTAGTTTGAACAAAGATGTTGAACAAGTGTATGTTGCCGGAAACGATAAAAAATTTGTACAAGAACCAAATATACAAATTGTAGCAGATTATGATCCAACAGCGCGTTCTTGGTATAAAGATGCAGTGAATAAGCAAGGTGGAATTGTTGTCACTGAACCATATAAGGCACAAGGAAATGGACATATTGTCGTAACAATCGCAAAACAAACTGAAGATAAAAATGGTGTTGTTGCGGTAGATTTAAGTTTAGATAATTTATTGAAAACAACGAAGTTAATCAATATTGGCAAAAAAGGCTATGCTTTCATTTTAGATGGGAAACAAAAAATAATTGCTCACCCTCAAGAAAAATCGGGTGACAAGGCAGATGATTCTTGGGCAACGAAAATATACGAAGATAACCATGGCACTTTTTCATACACTTATAGTGGTAGTGACAAGAAAATGGTATTTGCCACAAACTTAAAAACAGGTTGGAAAATTGCTGGGACGATGTACTCAAATGAAGTAGTTGAGGCTGCTCAACCTGTATTTTATAATATGTTAATTGTAATGTTTATTTCATTAGTTGTAGGTGGAGTGCTTATTTATTTCGTGACACTTTCTATTACCAAACCTTTAAAACAATTAGTTGTCACTTCTAAAGAAATAAGCGAAGGGGACTTAACTCAAACGATTCAAATACACTCAAATGATGAAATTGGACAACTTGCGAAAGGTTTTAATGAGATGACTCATTCACTACGTACATTAATCGGAAGAATTAATACTTCAGCAGGGCATGTTGCAGCTGCATCTGAAGAGTTAACAGCAAGTGTGAGACAAGCGAGTGAAGCGACTGAACAAATTACATCAGCAATGGATGAAATATCAAGTGGTGCAACGACGCAAACAGCAAGCGTAGAAACTGGTGCTATGTTACTGTTTGATGTAACAGAAGGGATTCAGCATGTAGCAAATAGTTCATCATCTATTAATACTGCTTCCACTCATACTCGTGAAAAAGCAGAAGATGGTGGAAAGTTAGTAGGAAAAACAGTGAATCAAATGCAGTCTATTGCGGAATCTGTTTCACAATCAGATGTTGTTATTCAGTTATTGAATAACAAATCAAAGCAAATTGGTGATATTTTAGAAGTCATTCAAAATATTGCAGATCAGACAAATCTTCTAGCTTTAAATGCAGCAATTGAGGCTGCAAGAGCTGGTGAGCATGGAAGAGGCTTTGCAATTGTTGCTGATGAAGTACGAAAATTAGCAGAACAATCTAGTGTATCATCAAGTGAAATTAGTAAATTAATTTGTGAAATACAAGATGATATGAGTAAGACAGTAAAATCTATGAATAATGTAAATGAAGAAGTTCAATCTGGACTTGTTATTGCAAATGAAACAAAACAAAATTTCACTGAGATTTTACAATCTACAAATGAAATTGCTGATCAAATTAAAACGATGGTTGAAACGGCTAATGGAATGTCAAAAGGTGCAAATGAAGTATCTATTTCAGTTGGCCAAATTGCAATGACAGCACAAAATAACGCGACGAGTACACAAAGTGTTGCAGCGTCAGCTGAGGAGCAGTTAGCTTCCATGGAAGAAATTAGTTCTGCGGCTGGTACACTATCTCAAATGGCTGAAGAGTTACAGGTATTAATTGAAAGATTTAAAGTGTAA
- a CDS encoding MFS transporter codes for MNRVLAVFFMIMFMIGTDTFLISPLLPTLQQVYHVSTELSGWMVSSYALGYAGFALIAGPISDGLNRKKVMILGMIFFAISTFLCGIAPSFLWMLIFRFLAGVSAAFVSPQVWASIPLLIEKKQIVKAIGIATAGLSISQILGLPIGAYLATIHYTTPFFVIGILSALLVVLIYVTLPEIQPVQIGGNEKNILKRYKQLLRESKVSLSYFAYFVFQTGNFAAFSFFGVWLSSQFGLQVHEVGTAMLVLGLGNLTGNIFGPRIVNKIGYNLSFYGGIVFTAVLYVILPHLKNIIFVELFFFVLFFVTGILFVLMMGRLQNMSSIARGTGAALANASMYIGQMIGAAIAGMLFAASHNFILVGSFTALLYIGALFLFRKSEKLNEDSETGIAS; via the coding sequence ATGAACAGAGTACTAGCTGTATTCTTTATGATAATGTTTATGATTGGTACGGATACATTTTTAATTTCACCACTTTTGCCAACTTTACAACAGGTGTATCATGTTTCAACTGAGTTGTCAGGATGGATGGTTAGTTCATATGCTTTAGGATATGCTGGATTTGCGCTAATCGCTGGTCCTATATCAGATGGATTAAACAGAAAAAAAGTAATGATACTAGGTATGATTTTTTTCGCAATTAGTACGTTTTTGTGCGGAATTGCACCTAGTTTTTTATGGATGCTAATTTTTCGGTTTTTAGCAGGTGTAAGTGCAGCGTTTGTATCTCCGCAAGTGTGGGCATCTATTCCACTACTTATAGAGAAGAAGCAAATTGTGAAAGCGATTGGGATTGCAACAGCAGGGTTATCAATCTCCCAAATTTTAGGGCTGCCAATTGGAGCATATTTAGCAACGATACATTATACAACACCATTCTTCGTTATTGGTATATTATCAGCACTACTTGTCGTTCTTATTTATGTTACATTACCAGAAATACAGCCAGTTCAAATAGGTGGAAATGAAAAAAATATATTAAAGCGCTATAAACAATTACTTAGAGAATCAAAGGTTTCACTTTCTTATTTTGCATATTTTGTTTTTCAAACTGGTAATTTTGCAGCATTTTCATTCTTTGGTGTGTGGCTTTCCAGTCAATTTGGCTTACAAGTTCATGAAGTAGGTACAGCTATGCTCGTATTAGGATTAGGAAATTTAACTGGTAACATTTTTGGGCCGAGAATCGTAAATAAAATTGGTTATAACCTTTCTTTCTATGGTGGAATTGTATTTACAGCAGTGCTATATGTCATACTTCCTCATTTAAAGAACATTATATTTGTAGAGTTATTTTTCTTTGTTTTATTTTTTGTGACAGGAATTTTGTTTGTATTGATGATGGGGCGCTTACAAAATATGTCTAGTATAGCAAGAGGAACAGGAGCCGCTCTAGCTAATGCTTCTATGTATATTGGTCAAATGATTGGAGCGGCAATAGCAGGAATGTTATTTGCAGCATCTCACAATTTTATACTTGTAGGTAGTTTTACTGCTTTACTATATATAGGAGCTTTATTTTTGTTTAGAAAAAGTGAAAAGCTTAATGAAGATAGTGAAACAGGAATTGCATCATAA
- a CDS encoding alpha/beta hydrolase, with product MKNSMTYIQLLNETLDCYAKKGSFEAYTYIMEHAKGVVGNEAQIYNFKYALASAAGLEEEALHLMKKAIIENEFWYGSEYLISDDDLKPLHKFEEFHRMVQLCKEREELAKKSEQADVKYKYSKQNENLLITMHGDQENIKIVEPYWHSALEQDYMLMLPQSSQTQFSDGYVWDNVERGREELKGHYNKIMLSNTFENIIIGGFSAGARVALHSISQGEIKVNGFIFVAPWLPEIEEWEDMFGILHDKSIKGYIICGDQDEDCFEGTQQLVQLLKDKNIEHKYKVVPNLNHDYPENFEELLKEAIEYIGSKNN from the coding sequence ATGAAAAATAGTATGACTTATATTCAATTATTAAATGAAACGCTAGATTGTTATGCAAAAAAAGGAAGTTTTGAAGCGTACACTTATATAATGGAGCATGCTAAAGGTGTAGTGGGTAATGAAGCACAAATATATAACTTTAAATATGCGCTAGCAAGTGCAGCAGGACTTGAAGAAGAAGCGTTGCATTTAATGAAGAAAGCAATTATAGAAAATGAGTTTTGGTACGGAAGTGAGTATTTAATTTCCGATGATGATTTAAAACCATTACATAAATTTGAAGAGTTTCATAGAATGGTTCAATTATGTAAAGAAAGAGAAGAATTAGCAAAGAAATCGGAACAAGCAGACGTGAAATATAAATACAGCAAACAAAATGAAAATCTATTAATAACAATGCATGGGGATCAAGAAAATATAAAAATAGTAGAACCTTATTGGCATTCAGCTTTGGAACAAGATTATATGTTAATGTTGCCTCAATCGTCTCAAACTCAATTTTCAGATGGATATGTTTGGGATAATGTCGAAAGAGGAAGAGAAGAGTTAAAAGGACATTACAATAAGATTATGTTGAGTAATACATTTGAAAACATTATCATTGGTGGATTTTCTGCTGGGGCAAGAGTAGCGTTACACTCCATTTCGCAAGGTGAAATAAAAGTGAACGGTTTTATTTTTGTGGCACCGTGGCTCCCGGAAATTGAAGAATGGGAAGACATGTTTGGAATATTACATGATAAAAGCATAAAAGGATATATAATATGCGGGGATCAAGATGAAGATTGTTTTGAAGGTACGCAGCAACTTGTACAGTTATTAAAGGATAAAAATATAGAACATAAGTATAAAGTTGTGCCTAACTTAAATCATGATTATCCTGAGAATTTTGAGGAGTTATTAAAAGAAGCTATTGAATATATAGGAAGCAAAAACAATTGA
- a CDS encoding ArsR/SmtB family transcription factor, whose product MRTLYHPNREEIQFSSVLYALSDQIRLQIVNMLLEKSEQSCGSLNIPIAKSTLSHHFKVLRESGVMYTRLEGTQRFISIREEDLNARFPGLLDVVIHATEPY is encoded by the coding sequence ATGCGTACACTCTATCATCCAAATCGAGAAGAAATTCAATTCTCTTCCGTCTTATATGCACTTAGCGATCAAATCCGTTTACAAATTGTAAATATGTTACTTGAGAAAAGCGAACAATCTTGTGGCTCATTAAACATCCCTATCGCGAAATCAACTTTATCTCATCATTTCAAAGTTTTACGTGAATCAGGTGTTATGTATACACGCCTTGAAGGAACTCAACGTTTCATTTCAATTCGTGAAGAAGATTTAAATGCTCGATTCCCTGGTTTATTAGATGTTGTAATACATGCGACAGAACCATACTAA
- a CDS encoding DUF4257 domain-containing protein, whose protein sequence is MEMYQWLTAVLVGGITGFVSHLINNQGKLLLPRRLKTFFHFGFLTDIFTGSLAALLGLVLFDVTLIKEIIKVSIVTAISGQTFLLHQALGGEQAKNTQIGKVDEKIQEIDKLLRR, encoded by the coding sequence ATGGAAATGTATCAATGGCTAACCGCTGTTCTCGTTGGTGGCATTACTGGCTTCGTTTCCCATCTGATCAATAACCAAGGCAAGTTATTGCTTCCACGCCGTTTAAAAACTTTTTTTCATTTTGGATTTTTAACTGATATTTTTACAGGTAGCCTAGCCGCACTTCTTGGACTCGTTTTATTCGATGTCACCTTAATAAAAGAAATTATAAAAGTCTCCATTGTGACCGCTATTTCCGGTCAAACGTTTTTACTTCACCAAGCTCTTGGTGGTGAACAGGCTAAAAATACGCAAATTGGGAAAGTTGATGAGAAAATCCAAGAAATTGACAAACTATTACGACGTTAG
- a CDS encoding Dps family protein: MSTKTNVVEVLNKQVANWNVLYVKLHNYHWYVTGPHFFTLHEKFEEFYNEAGTYIDELAERILALEGKPLATMKEYLATSTVSEGTSEEPAEEMVQTLVNDFSALIQELKEGMEVADEAGDETSADMLLAIHTTLEQHVWMLSAFLK, translated from the coding sequence ATGAGTACGAAAACAAATGTTGTTGAAGTATTAAACAAGCAGGTAGCAAACTGGAATGTGTTATATGTGAAACTGCATAATTATCACTGGTATGTGACAGGACCACACTTCTTTACATTACATGAGAAATTTGAAGAGTTTTATAATGAAGCAGGGACTTACATTGATGAGCTAGCAGAACGTATTTTAGCGCTAGAAGGAAAACCGTTAGCGACAATGAAAGAATATCTAGCAACTTCTACTGTGAGTGAAGGGACAAGCGAAGAGCCTGCAGAAGAAATGGTACAAACTTTAGTAAATGATTTTTCTGCACTCATTCAAGAATTGAAAGAAGGTATGGAAGTAGCGGATGAAGCTGGTGATGAAACATCTGCTGATATGCTATTAGCAATTCATACGACATTAGAACAACATGTGTGGATGTTAAGTGCATTCTTAAAATAA